TTGTTTTATATAATTAACTAACTATGCATATTCTTGATCATATCAACTAACTGCCAGCTAAAACTAACTACTGCTACCCAAACTAACCAATACAAATTGTACAAATTCTAATTTAGGGCAGTAAATTCATTGCCCTGGCTGATTATACGGCTATGGGACACTCTGAAGTTTCGATGCGTGAAGGTGAAACTATCGAGTTGCTGAAGGTGGGCTGTGCTGGCTGGTGGTATGTGCGAGTCTTAGGTAAATCTCTTAAccaattaatattaatttagaGCATGTACTGTATGaaattttctgtttctgtttttacAAGCAACTTTAAAGCAAGTAAATTAACCACATTTATATCTATTCGCTTGATCTTTCGCAGATACCAAAGCAGAAGGTTGGACCCCAGGCGTGTATCTGGAATCGATCAATCGAAAATCTTCTCGATCATCGAGCTGTAATCAGGAGCGAATAAATCTCAAATAAATTGTTATTGACAACGACATGgacattatacatatataatggCATAGCTTCTACCAAAACTTAATCTATTATCCTCTATAGATAACAGAATTTGAGTTTCAGAGGCAGATTCAAGTATTCCTAATATCTCTATTTGTCTGATCgaattttatacatatgtatatgtatatgtaatcTCTGTTTTTATTCATTTGCAACATTTGATCGAATCATCGTACAATCTCTGGCCTTAGTTTCCCTAATAGGTACCTCATATTTATGCTTCGTATATTTAGAGAAGATAAGAAAGTAAGTATATAGAGAATATTATAATCAAGTTAAAATAATTCTATTTCCCCCAATTgagtttataaaataaaacttaagtacatacatacataactcCTAGTCTGTAATACTATTTATTTCAGCAGTACTCTACATATAAATGTCGTCATAAAATTGTAcaatataatacatatattaatatattttaatacttgTGACTGTTAAATATATTGTTAATCTTTATCtgcaaaacaaagaaaattattattaatacgTATATTAACTATATATAAATCCAGTCAATCCAATTAAGAATTTACTCACCCATTTGTATGTTATGCACATACAAGTACAATCTACATCGCATATGGTCCGAGCTTGACCAATCTTTACTTATagctaatatatatatatatatatatatatatatatatatatatataaatatatataaatatccgTATATTTAATTTGGCAGAATGTTACGTTAAGTTGCCAACGCAATAAAGAAAATACTTACAATatatgaaaatgtttaaactCTGACTTTGTATCAGCATTATTCAGATGTaagtattatttaaaaaataacatGTATTATTCCagttaatattatttttaagaaaagaaataaaaccaaaatatttttcttttttactattccttaagtttttcatttttcacttttattgCTTTCACCTAAAGCCATCagaaatttgtatattaaaattagttaTTTTATTCTTAGACTGAATCATAGTAGTCTAATTCTAGTCTCTTTTAAGGTAGCTTCATTTCccaaattcattttaaaacaaattgttcAATAATTTCCCTGTCTTCCTTTTATGTcgaaaaaatttatttgttgaaAAAACACTTACAATTGGTTAATATTTTAAGCCACGTAAAGTTCTTTTAAACAATATGCAAAAGAAAAGTAGAAAACTGTACCACTTAAAAAAGTCGAGAACCTAAAATAGAATTCCAGAAAAGTTCaagtttaattgaaaataGAAGTCCAATATACGACGGTTCTCACAAGAATTTGTTTTAACTGGTATTAAAGTTGTATTTAGTATGCAATTAAAAATCCAACACTTTAGCTGCAATGCTCTAACTGTATGTTCAAATTACATAAAGTTGCAAAAGACTTTCTAATTAAGAAGTCAACAGTAAAAAGAAATCTGTTAAGTGGCCAAGACGTTTTGTGAGAACTGTAAGTGTTAATTTTATGTTACTCAACTTTAATTTTTATCTCTGGAGAAGAACCACATACCTACAAGGAATATATCCGATACATAGAATATATGTAATTCATTATTTctcaaaaacgaaaaaagcaAATCGGAAATTTTATTGAGTCACGTATTCAATAGTCTTAATGTATTCAGTGAAAGCTACTCCTGAGTTGAAATCTGTCGTTAAGAAACACATTTCTTTTATGGTTTTCATTCAtcaaaattagttttttaaaactgtgttgatattttttaagcgagaaaataaaattgcgTAAGTACATGTAGGTAACATATCATTAATATTTCTGTTTGATACTTACCTTTCTGGCAATTAACACgtacttatgtacatacatacataaattcaTATTAAGATAAGTATGATATAAGAAGACGAGAGTCTAAGTCCAAGACTTATAACCAGTCTTGGtataaccacaaaaaaaaaaaaactacatatAAACACTTTATATCATAAATCAAAGTCAAAAAAATactcaattaaaaaattaatttagaaTATTAGAAATAATTGTagacaaaaaaccaaacaaataaggtaatttaaataaaaaataaagcaaaaaaaatgtttctttggAATAAACGTTCCTTTCATCCCAAGGCCAATCATTCCCACGAGTTGTTTGATGcatttttgttagtttagttaacaatatacatttatttctGAATAATACATAATATCAATGAATGAGGGTCCGTATTAATCAAGAATTTTTAACAGTAGATCAGTAGATGTACAAGACCATGGCTTATGCTGAAGACGACCGATATGAATACACTGTTTCGTAGGCATATAATTATGCGGCTAATTATATTAGATTAGATAGAAAGTAATCAAACTGAGGaatgtattttttctttttatggacaaacaaatatattacGTACGTACACTGTATATAACTGAAGTTTAGGCTTAAACATTATAGTATTTGATTCAATATACACtccagcaacaaaaactttggGAATATTATACAATAAGTAAAAtgaatttaacaaatattttcaactGAACATTGCAATactaatgtgtgtgtgtgctggaTAAAAAGTTGAAGTTCATATCCAGTTTAGTTGGCAGTCACCCTGCTGTTCATGTAGAACTGTTGGGCAGAGAGAAGCAGCGTCAACACATAGATGCAGGCGGCAATCCAGCAGTTGTAGGCATTCtgaaaacgaataaaaaaaggGTGATTAACATACAAAAACCAATGATTGACGTATCTGAAGTTATCTGGGCTTTCTTTGACAACTTGTTAAGTTGATTTGAGCAGAAGTCAAGTCGGAAGTATGTGAGGTCGAGTGTATACACTTGAAAGTGTTGATTTTAGATATGGAAAACTTTGCATTTATTGGTGTTTGGTTCAATACACCCTGATCACTTCCTTTATTAAGATTCCAACTAACCTGGTTGTAGGCCCTGTTGGCAGCTGTATAGAAGGCTTCAAGAGTGTGATATTCCTCCTCCAAGGGTAAATCCTCAATCAGGGCCACGCTATTGATGTAGAAGAAGACGCCCATGAGCACCTAAAATGTTGAAGAATTGTTACATATCAACAATATTTGGCATGACTAGAGTCGAGTGGAGATCTTGTGACTGCCACAAACGCTCACCCCCACCCCCTCGCACACATACAAACTCAGTTCTGTTTTGGTGGGGGGATGAAAAACCAATGACAATCACTCACCAGCTGAACAATGCCCCAGACAGAGATAATCAATCCGCAAAGGGATAGTTTAGGTCCAcagattttcatttttggttatttGTGCTGGGCCTTCGACTGGGTGATAATATAATCAAGCCTTAGAATTTTCCTTGCGCTGAAGAAAACTCTGTCGTCAAAATTTTGCACTGGAACAACTGGAACTGCAAAAATTGTCAGGTGAAAATCATGTGACCGATTAAAAAATTATCGATAGTTCTTCAGTGTTGCTCAAATAAGGTTTAAAATGTCCCATTAAAAGGTAAAAATCCCAGTATGCGATAAAGTACCATTATATGGTAAAAAATTACATCTAgctatttgattattttaaatttaatttttgaataaaatgtGGATCACATTGATCACAGTTTGTAAGATTGCCCATGATCATTAAAGGACTCGgtctaaagaaattaaatgttgaTCAAGGATCAATAATATATTTCGTGCATTTCGTTTTCAGGCCTTCCAGGTGgtaaaaaacacagaaaatgAATGATCAAAAAGGgatttttaaatgatttgGACAAATAACAAGTAACATGGAACCTATGATTCCAATTAtctaaaaacttaaaaatttttgtataaaaagtCAAAATGATTTGAAGTTCCCTTTCTGTTAAAGCACATTTTGTCTTTATGGACTCTGGTAACGACAAAAAGGTccttaaaatagatgaaacgCAGGATTTCACCTCGTTTTCACTCGTTAGTTTCTACTCTTATATATTTCCCCAACTTTTTTAgttaaaattgaacaaaaaaaaaccttttggatttttttacatttaccAAGCCAGAAATGCTTGTACCCCAGCATATTTGATGTATTGGAACAGAATAATTTTAAAGCAATTGGCGATTGGTTTTGAAGCTGCCAATCTCTGCTTTTGGTGGCAGAAAAGACGATTGGCCAAATTCATTCTGACAGGAAAGGTCTAACCGATGAAAACAGGCTTTAAGAAATTTAAGGGTATAGCAATAGCGATACCGGCGGCTCCACGCCgtgaacaaaacaaaaaaatggtaTGTATTACTATTTAACAACAAGAAGCGCACTACCGATCAGGCTGAGTCCTGGATAAACAATCCTTTCCCACATTCAACATATCATCGCTGTAGCTTGACCGTTTTTGGAGGAGTTCCCGTTGATCCACACTTCTACcccaaaatattatttccttGTTTGCAAACATAAAATCAAAGTTTGTATCGACTTCCAATCCCAATATTGAATTTCCGCTTACAACAATCTTTTACTTATAACGAAGAATGGTTTGATTGTCttcattcaaaattatatgGCAGCACAATCGGGTATAACGAACAATATTGAGTATCGTTATATCCGACACCTACTGcattatgttttatttttaagtctgaaaacttatttttaaaGCCTAGGTTGAAATATCACCCAAATCTAGTCAGTCTTTGATTTTTAATCTGAAATTTGATTTCCTTTATGAATAGCACATTTAGgatcaaaattatttataacgTCCCATCAGGATTGGCAGGgatattttatacatatttagaAAACCATCGATGTATCGAGGGTACTATCGAT
The nucleotide sequence above comes from Drosophila willistoni isolate 14030-0811.24 chromosome 2L unlocalized genomic scaffold, UCI_dwil_1.1 Seg72.1, whole genome shotgun sequence. Encoded proteins:
- the LOC6637926 gene encoding ribonuclease kappa — protein: MKICGPKLSLCGLIISVWGIVQLVLMGVFFYINSVALIEDLPLEEEYHTLEAFYTAANRAYNQNAYNCWIAACIYVLTLLLSAQQFYMNSRVTAN